Proteins encoded within one genomic window of Halocatena marina:
- a CDS encoding TrkA family potassium uptake protein produces the protein MRFVIIGGGRVGKRTARVLEGEGYDVSILESSAERVDRLRKEGFDAVQGDGSEESELLGLDLDSADGVAALTGSLTVNVIACLIAKSYDCRTVLRVDSDYYEYLCRKYATEIDEVIYPERLGAIAAKNALLGGSIRAIADIAQEIQLVELTVTEESPMRGYTLSELELPANSRLLGFGKAGDSIHLPAEDESLELGDRLVVIANFDVLADVRRIIVGESDSQAAAV, from the coding sequence ATGCGCTTTGTTATCATCGGCGGCGGGCGTGTCGGAAAGCGGACAGCCCGTGTTCTCGAAGGGGAAGGCTACGATGTGTCGATCCTCGAATCGAGTGCCGAGCGGGTCGATCGACTCCGCAAAGAAGGATTCGACGCCGTACAGGGGGACGGCAGCGAGGAGAGCGAACTTCTCGGACTCGATCTCGATAGCGCAGATGGCGTCGCTGCACTCACGGGAAGTCTTACTGTTAACGTCATCGCCTGTCTGATCGCCAAAAGCTACGATTGCCGAACCGTGCTTCGTGTCGATAGTGATTACTACGAGTACCTGTGTCGCAAATACGCGACTGAGATCGACGAAGTGATCTACCCAGAACGGCTCGGTGCCATCGCTGCCAAGAACGCTCTTTTAGGCGGCAGCATCCGCGCTATCGCAGATATTGCTCAAGAGATTCAGCTCGTTGAGCTGACGGTGACTGAAGAATCGCCGATGCGGGGGTACACTCTCTCAGAACTTGAGCTCCCAGCCAACTCACGTCTCCTCGGGTTCGGTAAAGCAGGCGATTCGATCCACCTCCCTGCCGAAGATGAATCGCTCGAACTCGGCGATCGGCTTGTCGTTATTGCTAACTTCGATGTCCTCGCCGATGTCCGCCGCATCATCGTTGGCGAAAGCGACAGCCAAGCCGCAGCAGTCTGA
- a CDS encoding ABC transporter ATP-binding protein, which translates to MTQEPLLRVNDLKTQFFTESGVVRAVDGISFDVNQSEIVGLVGESGAGKSVAASSILRLVERPGEIVGGEITFKGETLFGLEEQSGSELQKSPEMLSETAMRKRIRGQEIAIIFQDPMESLNPVFTIGGQLREFIELNRDLDKSEAKREAIDMLREVGIPEPEKRYDDYPHQFSGGMRQRVLIAMALSCEPSLIIADEPTTALDVTVEGQILDLVADLQEKYGTSFIWVTHDMGVVAEICDRVNVMYLGEIVEQADVDDLFHNTNHPYTQALLESIPRPDETVTELDPIEGVMPEAINPPSGCRFHTRCPDAREVCVHAHPDTRNVADPAASPHHAACFMHDAFEAGYWKSDPITADAKGGFGEGLLNDERGGGVQKTDGGIRGVDRSGDNDNSSNGSDKHKHGHDHNHDRDNGAGGSKHDE; encoded by the coding sequence ATGACTCAGGAACCACTTCTCCGCGTTAACGATCTGAAGACACAGTTTTTCACCGAATCGGGCGTCGTCCGTGCGGTTGACGGCATCTCATTCGACGTGAACCAGAGCGAAATTGTCGGCCTTGTCGGGGAAAGCGGCGCTGGAAAGAGTGTCGCAGCCTCCAGCATCCTCAGACTTGTTGAGAGACCCGGTGAGATCGTAGGCGGCGAAATCACCTTTAAGGGTGAGACGCTGTTCGGTCTCGAAGAGCAATCGGGGAGTGAACTCCAGAAATCTCCGGAGATGCTCTCTGAAACGGCGATGCGAAAGCGAATCCGCGGTCAGGAAATTGCCATCATCTTCCAAGATCCGATGGAGAGCCTCAACCCGGTCTTTACCATTGGTGGCCAACTCCGTGAGTTCATTGAGCTCAACCGCGACCTCGATAAGAGCGAAGCAAAGCGTGAAGCCATCGACATGCTTCGGGAGGTTGGAATTCCCGAACCGGAAAAGCGCTATGATGACTACCCACACCAGTTTTCTGGTGGGATGCGCCAGCGCGTCCTCATCGCAATGGCACTCTCGTGTGAGCCGAGCCTCATCATCGCCGACGAGCCGACAACAGCGCTGGACGTCACGGTCGAAGGGCAGATCCTCGATCTCGTCGCCGATCTTCAGGAGAAGTATGGCACGAGCTTCATCTGGGTAACACACGACATGGGCGTGGTCGCGGAGATATGCGACCGCGTGAACGTGATGTATCTCGGTGAGATCGTCGAACAAGCCGACGTTGACGATCTCTTTCACAACACCAACCACCCCTACACGCAGGCACTGCTGGAGTCGATCCCACGGCCAGACGAGACGGTCACTGAACTCGACCCGATCGAAGGCGTCATGCCAGAGGCGATCAACCCACCGAGCGGTTGTCGGTTCCACACCCGTTGTCCTGACGCACGTGAGGTCTGTGTCCACGCACATCCTGACACTCGGAACGTTGCTGATCCAGCTGCGTCTCCACATCACGCTGCCTGTTTCATGCACGACGCCTTCGAGGCAGGATACTGGAAGAGCGACCCGATCACCGCAGACGCGAAAGGAGGCTTTGGCGAAGGACTCCTCAACGATGAGCGGGGAGGCGGTGTTCAAAAAACCGATGGCGGAATCCGTGGCGTCGATAGAAGCGGTGACAACGACAACAGCAGTAACGGCAGCGACAAACACAAACACGGCCACGACCACAACCACGACCGCGACAACGGTGCTGGAGGGAGTAAACACGATGAGTAA
- a CDS encoding ferredoxin — protein MAGDRVDPSEIGEHDAPPVDEKPYKIIFEANLCIAAGKCAEVSENWEMDLMSGIAAPKTYFFDEADLEHNVRAAEVCPAKKGRGVIHVIDRQTDEEIAPDPNGDGTLSVEW, from the coding sequence ATGGCTGGGGATAGGGTCGACCCGAGTGAGATCGGTGAGCACGACGCTCCACCCGTAGACGAAAAGCCGTACAAGATTATCTTCGAGGCGAATCTATGCATTGCGGCGGGCAAGTGTGCAGAGGTTTCCGAGAACTGGGAGATGGATCTGATGAGCGGGATCGCCGCTCCCAAAACGTACTTTTTCGACGAAGCGGACCTTGAGCACAACGTTCGCGCCGCAGAGGTGTGCCCAGCCAAGAAGGGACGCGGTGTCATCCACGTCATTGACCGGCAGACTGACGAGGAGATCGCACCGGATCCGAACGGTGATGGAACGCTGAGCGTCGAGTGGTAA
- a CDS encoding ABC transporter permease → MGLARYTVRRLVQAIPVVLGIVTITFVLTDAIPGDPVSIMLGPTPSAGQAEAIRAKYGLNQPLYVRYLNYLAGVVQGDLGQSLYYQVPVTQKIAERLPVTLLLLLSSFTFAIIASIPLGVISAKRRNKPTDHVARIVALVGVSTPSFWIGLMLIIIFAFKLGWLPATNLILPWTHPLRIEGAQTRVDVLIMSMKHLVLPTLSLGTLQMAAITRIERSSMLEVLSKEYVKLARAYGVSESTILRKHAFRNAQLPVLTVLGLNLSTAIGGAVLTETVFSINGMGTLIITAVYNQDYQLIMGTTIVFGLAFVIGVILTDLSYAYVDPRVSYDEGN, encoded by the coding sequence GTGGGATTAGCGCGCTATACCGTCCGGCGGTTGGTACAGGCGATACCGGTGGTACTCGGTATTGTGACGATCACATTCGTCCTTACGGACGCCATTCCTGGCGACCCGGTCAGTATCATGCTCGGACCGACTCCAAGCGCTGGGCAAGCGGAGGCGATCCGCGCGAAGTACGGTCTCAACCAGCCGTTGTATGTCCGATATCTCAACTACCTTGCTGGTGTCGTCCAAGGTGATCTTGGACAGAGCCTCTACTATCAGGTTCCCGTCACGCAGAAAATCGCCGAACGGCTCCCAGTGACACTGCTCCTCTTACTGTCGAGTTTCACGTTCGCTATAATCGCGTCGATCCCACTGGGCGTTATTTCCGCGAAGCGGCGCAACAAACCGACTGATCACGTTGCACGGATTGTTGCGCTGGTCGGTGTGAGCACACCCTCGTTCTGGATCGGGCTGATGCTCATTATCATCTTCGCGTTCAAGCTCGGGTGGTTACCGGCGACGAACCTCATCTTACCGTGGACCCATCCACTGCGGATCGAAGGGGCACAGACACGCGTTGATGTTCTCATCATGTCGATGAAGCATCTCGTGTTGCCGACGCTGTCGCTCGGAACACTCCAGATGGCGGCGATCACTCGCATCGAGCGGTCGTCGATGTTGGAGGTGCTCTCGAAGGAGTACGTCAAACTTGCACGCGCGTATGGCGTCTCCGAATCGACAATTCTCAGAAAGCACGCCTTCCGAAACGCACAGCTACCGGTGCTGACGGTACTCGGACTCAACCTATCGACGGCGATCGGGGGAGCAGTGCTGACCGAGACTGTCTTCAGTATCAACGGGATGGGAACGCTCATCATCACCGCTGTTTACAACCAAGACTATCAACTGATAATGGGAACGACAATTGTCTTCGGATTGGCATTCGTGATAGGAGTAATCCTCACCGATCTCTCCTACGCGTACGTCGATCCGCGTGTCTCATACGACGAAGGGAACTGA
- a CDS encoding DUF5813 family protein, which yields MTEPLENARQAFERHTAYSTEDGGYVLGTTAFDSRVVASESDADSWMLLYRLTVRTPTLASAVEEDVGPSLRAGWFETFERRLEDAPGAVREDITLDDFSARSDDGEAIVEFAFQFGNSDRAPDVAKAIAEYVEGTYVEGIVPGYTYRPPVSELLSNAHQGNNDEVSGGPTPL from the coding sequence ATGACCGAGCCACTGGAAAACGCTCGACAGGCATTCGAGCGTCACACCGCCTACTCGACCGAAGACGGCGGGTACGTTCTGGGAACAACGGCGTTCGACAGCCGCGTTGTAGCATCCGAGAGCGACGCTGATTCGTGGATGCTCCTGTATAGACTCACAGTCCGAACACCGACGCTTGCCAGTGCCGTCGAGGAAGACGTTGGCCCGAGTCTTCGTGCGGGTTGGTTCGAGACGTTCGAACGCCGGCTCGAAGACGCACCAGGAGCCGTTCGTGAGGATATCACGCTTGATGATTTCTCCGCCCGATCGGACGATGGAGAAGCAATCGTCGAGTTCGCGTTCCAGTTCGGAAATAGCGATCGGGCACCCGACGTGGCGAAAGCGATAGCCGAGTACGTCGAAGGAACATACGTAGAGGGCATCGTCCCGGGCTATACGTACCGCCCACCCGTCTCAGAACTGCTCAGCAATGCCCATCAGGGAAACAATGATGAAGTGAGCGGTGGACCAACCCCGCTGTAA
- a CDS encoding nucleotide exchange factor GrpE, translating into MSENEPPRDESASGKRYVEGEDAGTSGTEATNPNGMTDDEYSDSGSGETTEGSFEEPSDDLVERIADSDPNQLAREIESFRAKADEQQDTIDELESTIDDLESRLKRTQADFQNYKKRMEKRRKQERKRATEDLITRIIDVRDNLKRGLEQDGEIREGIETTLRQFDRTLEQENVAEITPEPGEDIDPQRHEVLMRVDSDQPEDTIDAVHRPGYEMADKVIREAQVTVSDGKADSK; encoded by the coding sequence ATGAGTGAAAATGAGCCACCACGGGACGAATCGGCGTCGGGTAAACGGTACGTTGAGGGTGAAGATGCAGGAACGTCCGGTACGGAGGCGACCAATCCGAATGGGATGACTGACGATGAGTATTCGGATTCTGGCTCGGGTGAAACGACCGAGGGGAGCTTTGAGGAACCATCTGATGATCTCGTTGAGCGCATTGCAGACAGCGACCCCAACCAACTAGCACGAGAGATCGAATCGTTCCGAGCGAAAGCCGATGAACAACAAGATACGATCGACGAACTGGAGTCCACCATCGACGATCTTGAATCACGTCTTAAACGCACGCAGGCGGATTTCCAAAACTACAAGAAACGAATGGAAAAACGCCGCAAGCAAGAGCGAAAACGTGCTACCGAAGACCTCATCACGCGCATCATCGACGTTCGAGACAATTTAAAACGTGGACTCGAACAGGACGGCGAGATCAGAGAAGGAATCGAGACCACGCTCCGACAGTTCGATCGGACTCTCGAACAAGAGAACGTCGCCGAAATCACGCCGGAACCGGGCGAGGATATCGACCCACAGCGCCACGAAGTATTGATGCGCGTCGACTCAGATCAACCCGAAGACACCATCGATGCCGTTCATCGACCGGGGTACGAGATGGCTGATAAGGTCATCCGTGAAGCGCAAGTCACCGTTAGCGATGGGAAAGCGGATAGTAAGTAG
- a CDS encoding ABC transporter permease, translating into MTTNSDELLSSDRTDGSEEREKQEYEGVSRVGWRYTLTQIRRDPTALTGLFIIGFMTAIAIFAYVDAKFLGYWFANTYWVNPANDPQVVNALLPPVSAENTFGTGTWKHPLGTDNRGRDILVRLFYGTRIAIQVGFISTAFGLVGGALVGAVSGYYGGWVDDVLMRAVETLYAIPFLILVIAFMSVFGRNLIFAMIGVGIASIPVFARLIRSRVLSVREEDYVEAARAAGVRDRNIILRHVIPNSFAPVLVQATLQVGLSIIIVAGLSFLGFGVQPPTPSWGQMLSQSRNYMLESLWFSLWPGLAILVTVVGFNLFGDGLRDALDPRIND; encoded by the coding sequence ATGACCACAAACTCAGACGAACTACTCTCCTCAGATCGCACTGATGGCTCCGAGGAGAGAGAAAAGCAGGAGTACGAGGGCGTATCTCGGGTGGGCTGGCGCTACACCCTCACACAGATTAGGCGTGATCCGACCGCCCTTACCGGGCTGTTCATCATTGGATTCATGACAGCCATCGCCATCTTCGCGTACGTCGACGCGAAATTCCTCGGATACTGGTTCGCAAACACGTACTGGGTTAATCCGGCAAACGACCCACAGGTCGTCAACGCGCTACTACCGCCGGTCAGTGCCGAAAACACGTTCGGTACTGGTACGTGGAAACACCCACTCGGAACAGACAACCGTGGCCGAGACATCCTCGTGCGACTGTTCTATGGGACGCGAATCGCCATTCAAGTCGGATTCATTTCGACGGCGTTTGGTCTCGTGGGAGGCGCTCTCGTGGGAGCTGTCTCTGGCTACTACGGTGGATGGGTGGACGATGTACTGATGCGTGCCGTTGAGACACTCTATGCGATTCCGTTTCTCATCCTCGTCATCGCGTTTATGTCCGTCTTCGGACGAAATCTCATATTCGCGATGATTGGTGTCGGGATCGCCTCAATCCCAGTCTTCGCACGGCTGATCCGCTCACGCGTGCTCAGCGTCCGTGAAGAAGACTACGTCGAGGCTGCCCGGGCAGCGGGTGTGCGAGATCGGAATATCATTCTCCGTCACGTGATTCCGAACAGTTTCGCGCCTGTACTCGTTCAGGCAACCTTGCAAGTCGGTCTGAGTATCATCATCGTCGCTGGCCTCTCTTTCCTTGGCTTTGGTGTCCAGCCGCCAACCCCGTCGTGGGGTCAGATGTTGTCTCAGTCACGCAATTACATGCTCGAAAGCCTCTGGTTCAGCCTCTGGCCTGGACTCGCTATCCTCGTTACTGTCGTCGGATTCAACCTCTTCGGAGACGGCCTCAGAGATGCACTCGATCCGCGTATCAATGATTGA
- a CDS encoding ABC transporter substrate-binding protein, translating into MTDSDQPKRIGRIDRRKFIAGVGAGVATGLAGCLDSFNAPSNNSDNGSSGGNNSGGGSEGLLTFAQVKSPVEFDPVVLNDVPSDQVASLVFDPLYQFDKGGTNLVPRVAAKKPEVEKGGKRYIVELNTDATFQNGDPVTPEDVKYTFTAPVKEETENAGDFSSIKTVKTVDDSTVQFDLKYPFGAFDSYLAADIVPKSVRENDKKKFNTKQPIGAGPFKFAGWKEGNFVRVERWDDYWGDQKPNLSEIKFVPVEEGTTRVTTLKSGENDIIEEIPPKSWNTVKSISGASINSVPGVGYFYLAFNCNKGPTADPKVREAVDYTFSMDQAVSNFVEPTGIRQYSPLPEALASEWDMPVKKWKEIPHDKNIDKAKSMLDDSDNVPDNWNANIIVPPDDKREQLGTTVASGLKEAGYNASVQRLDWGAFLDKYVSGDPNDYNMYTLGWSGSPDPDSFMYFLFSQKEEGVGNGTFYRNDTVEKAITDARRSTDQNKRRKLYEKAITTLLEDRAHLPAYNLKNSFGVKSYVKDFTAHPVSSFSMVSGYNNVSVEK; encoded by the coding sequence ATGACAGATAGTGATCAACCGAAACGTATTGGTCGTATCGATCGCCGGAAATTCATCGCTGGAGTCGGAGCTGGGGTTGCCACCGGGCTCGCTGGGTGTCTCGACAGCTTCAACGCTCCCAGCAACAACAGTGATAACGGAAGCAGCGGCGGAAACAACTCTGGCGGGGGCTCAGAAGGATTGCTCACGTTTGCACAGGTGAAAAGTCCCGTTGAGTTCGATCCGGTCGTCCTCAACGACGTCCCTTCGGATCAGGTCGCCTCGCTCGTCTTCGATCCACTGTACCAGTTTGACAAAGGAGGGACCAATCTCGTTCCGAGGGTTGCAGCCAAGAAGCCAGAAGTCGAAAAAGGAGGCAAGCGATACATTGTCGAGCTCAATACGGATGCAACGTTCCAGAACGGCGACCCAGTAACACCGGAGGATGTGAAGTATACCTTCACTGCGCCGGTCAAAGAGGAGACAGAAAACGCTGGTGACTTCAGCTCGATCAAGACTGTCAAGACAGTCGACGATTCGACGGTCCAGTTCGATCTGAAATATCCGTTTGGCGCGTTCGACTCGTATCTCGCCGCAGATATCGTCCCGAAGTCAGTCCGTGAGAACGATAAGAAGAAGTTCAATACGAAACAGCCAATCGGTGCCGGACCATTCAAGTTCGCCGGGTGGAAAGAAGGAAACTTCGTCCGTGTCGAGCGCTGGGACGACTACTGGGGCGATCAGAAACCAAATCTCTCCGAAATCAAATTCGTTCCCGTTGAGGAAGGAACGACCAGAGTTACGACGCTCAAGTCCGGTGAGAACGACATCATCGAGGAGATACCGCCTAAATCCTGGAATACCGTCAAGAGTATCAGTGGTGCATCGATCAATTCTGTTCCAGGTGTTGGGTATTTCTACCTCGCATTTAACTGTAATAAAGGACCGACAGCCGATCCGAAGGTCCGCGAGGCGGTCGATTACACCTTCTCGATGGATCAAGCGGTATCGAACTTCGTCGAACCGACGGGAATCCGTCAGTACAGTCCACTCCCCGAAGCCCTCGCCAGCGAGTGGGATATGCCCGTCAAGAAATGGAAGGAAATCCCCCACGACAAGAACATTGACAAAGCGAAGTCGATGCTCGATGACTCCGATAACGTCCCCGACAACTGGAATGCGAATATCATCGTCCCGCCGGACGATAAGCGTGAACAACTCGGTACCACGGTAGCCAGCGGCCTGAAGGAGGCCGGCTACAACGCGAGCGTCCAGCGACTCGACTGGGGAGCATTCCTCGATAAGTACGTCAGCGGCGATCCAAACGACTACAACATGTACACGCTCGGGTGGTCTGGCTCACCCGATCCGGACTCGTTCATGTACTTCCTCTTCTCCCAGAAGGAAGAGGGCGTGGGCAATGGAACGTTCTATCGAAACGATACCGTCGAGAAGGCAATCACGGATGCGCGCCGCTCGACAGATCAGAATAAGCGCCGCAAGCTGTACGAGAAGGCAATCACGACGCTCCTCGAAGATCGTGCCCATCTACCAGCGTACAACCTCAAAAACAGCTTCGGCGTAAAAAGCTACGTCAAGGACTTCACGGCCCACCCAGTGAGCAGCTTCAGTATGGTTAGTGGTTACAACAACGTCTCAGTCGAAAAGTGA
- a CDS encoding DUF106 domain-containing protein, with the protein MVLESSGWTAYDTAASVFALALLSGYAFAPIQIAVATTLNLVLSPLATLIPLSLFLLGLSGVTGISATALRHLLLDNDRLDRLQSRITELQEKIAAGQNDDEAIDAVTEEQQELVNSTITMMKLQFRPMVWSMIVTVPVFLWLRWAVMAPTAAAIPVALTLPVVGQIALSATLIGPLKVWIVWYIGGSISASVLSRRLLARVTH; encoded by the coding sequence ATGGTCCTCGAAAGTAGTGGGTGGACAGCGTACGATACAGCAGCCAGCGTGTTCGCGCTTGCTCTGCTGTCTGGGTACGCTTTTGCGCCCATCCAAATCGCCGTCGCCACGACGCTCAATCTCGTACTCAGTCCGCTTGCGACGCTCATCCCTCTCTCGTTGTTCTTGCTTGGACTGTCCGGTGTGACTGGCATTTCCGCGACCGCGCTGCGACACCTCCTCCTCGATAATGACCGGCTCGATCGCCTCCAGTCCAGAATAACGGAACTGCAAGAGAAGATAGCTGCCGGACAGAACGACGATGAAGCGATCGATGCGGTGACCGAAGAGCAACAGGAACTCGTGAACAGTACGATAACGATGATGAAGCTGCAGTTCCGCCCGATGGTGTGGAGCATGATCGTCACAGTTCCAGTATTTCTCTGGCTTCGGTGGGCAGTAATGGCACCGACCGCGGCCGCAATTCCGGTCGCTCTTACTCTCCCGGTCGTCGGACAGATCGCGCTCTCGGCGACGCTCATCGGTCCGCTCAAAGTCTGGATCGTCTGGTATATCGGCGGATCGATTTCAGCGTCCGTGCTCTCTCGTCGACTCCTCGCCCGCGTTACGCACTAA
- a CDS encoding thiamine pyrophosphate-dependent enzyme — protein MHRVIDEGDLASTSFDIEEARALLRDMVRARTFDDRALSLQRRGWMSGYPPFRGQEASQVGAAHAMGENDWLVPTYRSNAMQLARGVPPSDILRFRRGHPEYHSDHQIPIFPQAVPIATQTLHAVGIGMARNYRHGDDAHAVLCYLGDGATSEGDFHEALNFAGVFDAPVVFFCENNHWAISLPRNRQTAADSIAIKAEAYGFEGKQVDGNDPLAVRSSVESALETARAGSPILIESLTYRQGAHSTSDDPDRYRDDVDLPEWRTADPIERFGTYLREQDAIDDEFIPTVENEVRDEISDAVSTIEETETTDPSDVFDFVYADLTPRLREQRASIQSR, from the coding sequence ATGCACCGGGTCATTGACGAGGGGGATCTTGCGTCAACGTCGTTCGATATTGAGGAGGCACGCGCGCTCTTGAGAGACATGGTTCGTGCACGAACGTTCGACGATCGGGCGCTCTCGCTCCAACGGCGAGGATGGATGAGTGGATATCCACCTTTCCGTGGTCAGGAAGCGTCACAGGTCGGAGCCGCCCACGCGATGGGCGAAAACGATTGGCTCGTGCCGACGTACCGATCGAACGCGATGCAACTCGCCCGTGGTGTTCCACCGAGCGATATCCTTCGCTTCCGTCGGGGACATCCCGAGTACCATTCAGATCATCAGATTCCCATCTTTCCACAGGCGGTCCCGATTGCCACACAGACACTCCACGCTGTCGGTATTGGAATGGCTCGAAACTATCGACACGGAGACGATGCCCACGCTGTTCTCTGCTACCTCGGTGACGGTGCAACGAGTGAGGGGGATTTCCACGAAGCGCTCAATTTCGCGGGCGTATTCGACGCTCCAGTCGTTTTCTTCTGTGAGAACAACCACTGGGCCATCAGTCTGCCCCGCAATCGCCAGACAGCAGCGGACAGTATCGCTATCAAAGCCGAGGCGTACGGATTCGAGGGCAAGCAGGTTGATGGCAACGATCCACTTGCTGTGCGATCGTCCGTCGAGAGCGCGCTCGAAACCGCCCGAGCAGGCAGTCCAATCCTCATTGAGAGTCTCACGTACCGTCAAGGAGCGCATTCGACGAGCGACGACCCAGACCGATATCGTGATGACGTCGATCTCCCTGAATGGCGTACCGCCGATCCGATCGAACGCTTCGGGACGTATCTCCGCGAACAAGACGCTATCGACGACGAGTTCATTCCCACCGTCGAAAACGAAGTTCGTGACGAGATCAGCGACGCTGTCTCGACAATCGAAGAGACCGAGACGACAGATCCGTCCGATGTCTTCGACTTCGTCTACGCAGATCTCACGCCGCGGCTCCGAGAGCAACGAGCGTCGATCCAATCACGATAA
- a CDS encoding ABC transporter ATP-binding protein, whose translation MSNATSEETRKQSDDALLEVNGLTKHFDQGSGFLSGFLDSDEVRAVEDVSFKIKPGETLGLVGESGCGKSTLARTILQLVKPTDGEVRFKGRDLTELDGEDLRAQRRDMQMIFQDPQSSLDPRMKVGPIVEEPMRAHGLNEESREARARELLEKVGLDPHHYNRYPHQFSGGQRQRINLARALSVNPDFIVCDEPVSSLDVSIQAQVLNTMSALQEEFGLTYLFIAHDLSVIRHISDRVAVMYLGRIVELAEKEDLFENPQHPYTRALLSSIPVPDPRAKGQRGVLEGDVPSPIDPPSGCRFRTRCPELICPSEYNLNERQWSSVRAFVRAVDRRTFEPETEHTLRERFFGDISLRGDAADIVDQAISRVLEGEWDEANQLLDEGFAQKSICAREEPAYEVAPEYGSDRHFAACHLHRE comes from the coding sequence ATGAGTAACGCTACATCCGAAGAGACACGGAAACAGTCAGACGACGCACTGCTCGAAGTCAATGGGTTGACGAAACACTTCGATCAAGGGAGTGGCTTTCTGAGCGGGTTTCTTGACAGTGATGAGGTACGCGCTGTCGAAGATGTCTCATTCAAGATTAAGCCGGGCGAAACTCTCGGGCTGGTTGGTGAATCCGGATGTGGAAAGAGCACGCTTGCACGGACTATCCTTCAACTCGTCAAACCGACCGACGGCGAAGTTCGCTTCAAAGGGCGAGACTTGACTGAACTGGACGGCGAGGATCTCCGCGCACAGCGTCGGGATATGCAGATGATCTTTCAAGATCCACAGTCGAGTCTCGATCCTCGAATGAAGGTTGGTCCGATCGTCGAGGAACCGATGCGTGCCCACGGACTCAACGAAGAGAGTCGTGAGGCGCGCGCCCGGGAGCTACTCGAAAAAGTCGGGCTGGATCCACACCACTACAACCGCTATCCACACCAGTTCTCTGGCGGACAGCGTCAGCGGATCAATCTCGCACGGGCGCTGTCGGTGAACCCCGATTTCATTGTCTGTGACGAACCCGTGAGTTCACTCGATGTCTCGATCCAAGCTCAAGTGCTGAACACGATGAGTGCGCTCCAAGAGGAGTTCGGCCTCACATATCTCTTCATCGCACACGATCTCTCCGTCATACGTCATATTAGTGACCGCGTTGCGGTGATGTATCTGGGACGGATCGTCGAACTCGCTGAGAAAGAAGACCTATTCGAGAACCCACAACACCCGTACACACGGGCGCTGTTGTCGTCGATTCCGGTTCCCGACCCGCGCGCAAAAGGACAGCGTGGAGTACTCGAAGGTGACGTGCCGAGTCCGATCGATCCGCCCTCTGGATGTCGATTCCGGACCCGTTGTCCAGAGCTGATCTGTCCGTCTGAGTACAATTTGAACGAGAGGCAGTGGAGTAGCGTGCGGGCATTCGTACGGGCAGTAGATCGACGCACGTTCGAGCCAGAGACCGAGCACACACTGCGTGAGCGGTTCTTCGGGGATATTTCGCTTAGAGGAGATGCAGCGGACATCGTCGACCAAGCAATCAGCCGTGTTCTTGAAGGAGAGTGGGATGAAGCGAATCAACTACTCGATGAGGGCTTCGCACAGAAGAGTATCTGTGCGCGAGAAGAGCCAGCGTACGAGGTTGCGCCGGAATATGGTTCGGATCGCCACTTCGCAGCCTGTCATCTCCACCGGGAGTAA